From the Musa acuminata AAA Group cultivar baxijiao chromosome BXJ3-1, Cavendish_Baxijiao_AAA, whole genome shotgun sequence genome, the window ACCCGGTGCGTTGCCGTCCACGTCCTCTTTAGGGGCAGGTGGTATTCCGAGGCCCAGAAGGTCCTTAAAGATATTGTCTTGTCAACGCGGGTGTCGGAAGGATCGGAGAGCATTGTCGATGTGCTGCGAACGACTGCAAGGGGTTACGGGACTCTGGGGTATGGAGTGTTTGATGCACTCTTTGGGGTTTTGACTGATCTGGGGATGCTCGATGAGGCCAGTGATTGCTTCTATAGGATGAGAGCCTTTAGGGTTCTGCCAAAGTTGCGATCCTGCAACAATTTGCTTCAGCGGCTTGTGAGGACAGGCAGAGGCGAGTTGTCAAAGAGGTTCTTCAATGATATTGTCAGCTCAAATATGGCTCCTACAGTTTTCACTTTCAATATTATGATTGATTTCTTGTGCAAGGAGGGTGATTTGACTGCGGCAAGGGCGTTATTCCAGAAGATGAAAGAAATGGGTTGCTTGCCGGACGTGATCACATATAACTCGCTCATTGATGGGCATGGGAAGTGTGGGGAATTGGAGGAAGCTGAGCAAATTCTGGGGGAGATGAAAGATTCCGGCTGTGAGCCTGATGTGATTACTTATAATGCTCTCGTCGACTGTTTCTGTAAATTTGGGAAGCTGCTGAAGGCTTTTGAGTTTCTTAGTGAGATGAAGAGGAAAGATATTGTGCCCAATGTGGTCACATTCAGCACATTCATTGATGCCTTCTGCAAGGAAGGCATGATGCAAGAAGCACTTAAATTCTTTGTTGATATGAGAGTTAGAGGCATAAGGCCAAATGAATTTACTTATACTTCTCTAATCGACGGAAACTTCAAGGCCGGAAATCTTAAGGAAGCCCAGTCGTTGGTCGATGAGATGGTGAATGAGGGGGTGGAGTTAAATGTTGTGACTTACACAGCTTTGGTGGATGGCCTCTGTAAAGAGGGGAAGGTTCTCGAAGCAGAAGGGATTTTTCGGGCTATGGTGAGAGCAGGTGTGGTGCCCAACCAATTGATGTATACCTCTCTGGTGCATGGGCATTTCAAGAATAAGAACAAGGAGAAGGCAATGGATTTACTGTCTGAAATGAGGGATAAGGGCATTGAACCTGATATCTCGCTCTATGGTACCATCATTTGGGGTCTTTGTAACGATAGAAAGATTGATGAAGCTAAGACTTTGCTGAAGGAGATGGATTATCTTGGCTTAAAACCTAATCATGTGATCTACACAACAATAATGAACGCTTGCTTTAAAGCAGGAAAAGCCTCGGAGGCCCTTGATGTGCTTCACAAAATGCATGATTCGGGTGTACTTCCTAGCATTGTTACATATTGTGCATTAGTCGATGGGTTATGCAAAGAAGGATCGATTCATGAAGCAAGGTGCCATTTTGAAAGAATGAAATCATTAGGCTTGCAACCTAATATCTTGGTGTACACGGCGCTTATTGATGGCCTTTGCAAAACAGGTTTCTTGGAAGAAGCTTCTGAAGTCTTTGAAACAATGGTGGGGAAGGGTGTAGCTCCAGACAAATTTGCGTACACATCTCTAATGAATGGGTATTTGAAGAGGGGCAATCTTCAGAAAGCGTTTGCTCTCAAAAGCAAAATGATAGAGAATGGCCTTGAGCTTGACCTTCATGCATATACATCTCTTATATGGGGATTTTGTGACACTGGTCAAATGGAGGAAGCTAGAAACACACTAGCAGAGATGATCAACAATAATATTATCCCTGATGAAGCAGTTTATAATTGTCTCATAAGCAAGTATCATAGGTTGGGAAATATGGATGAGGTTCAGAGTTTGCGAATTGACATGAGAAGAAGAGGTATCATTCCTAGCACGATGGACGATACTGCCTCTAATAAGATCTGATTAGTTGTGCTTGGATTATTACAACTGCAATGTATTTTTTTTCACTCATGGAGTCCGAGCTTCAAAGCAACCAGAGCTTCTGATGGTTTTGctttaagaatatattattatcataTGATTTGAGGCCTGGAACTGATTCCTATGTTTATGGACTCCTGAAAATTGGTGGATATGAGCTGTTACATGATATAAGGGTAATGCTCACAGCATCTTATCTCAACCACTTAAACTTGTTTCTGTAAAATCACATGAATTGCATATTCATATTCTAGGGCATGAATTGAAGCTTTTATGATTATTTGGTCTCGATTAAATGCATACCTTGACAAATTCTCTATATAACACATACTCCTACAAGAAAGTAAACAATTTTAGTTACTGATactgttttaatttttttattttcagcacCGAAGTGTCCATTTTATCGACAAAGCCAGTCGGCTGTCATGGAAAAGTAAGTTGAGTTcactaagtttttcttttttttttggtatcttTAAATGTATCATCGTCACTGATTTTGTGTTCTACTTGTGAGGTTATCTACAATAATTTTCTTATGTTCTACTATTCCCAAAGATATTTGCGGAGTTCTATTTCCTGATGTAGTTGTAGTAACTTCAAAGAGATTTTATTGATCATGAGATTTCCGTCGGCCATTCAAGAGGAACTTGTGCGCTTTTTAATTCTGGTTAGCAAGTGTTTGTGCGCTGCCAATAGATTTCACATGGTTTTTGGCCTCTAAGAAGAGGTCAACATTTGTCTAAGCACGATGGATCGGCTAAATAATATTACTTTCTTTTTTGGGTGTTTTCTCTAATACATAAATTGGTACTTTGTAGAAACAAGAAATAGGAAGTCAATGAAAATAGAACTGGATTTTGCATATAAAGAAGTATGAGGCCAAATGAATTATAAGTCTGTGTTTTGTGTATATAGGATACCTGGCTTTCTGTCTGAAGAATTGTATGGGCAGAAAATTTGGTAAATAATGTGAGGAGAAACTTTTGGATTTTTATAAGATTGTTTTCAAAAAATTGTCACAAGATTTTATTACCAGCACTGCACATTGTTCACACATAGTTATATGCATTTGCAATACTGTAGCATTATCATGGTTGCTAAGTATAGTTTATGATAATGAAAGAAAGGAAGCAGCAGTTTGTGACGTATTCTGTGCGTGGATAACACAGCTCAGACATGGTTTGGAAGGTGTGTTTTTGGGGGGCATCTTCATCTGCTATGAAGTGGCAGCTGAACTGACTTCTATAGGATTAATTTTATTGTAGTGTTAGGACAAAAGTTAGAAACTAGACCACAGATCAGAAGTCAGAAGCGGCAATGCTGGATGTGTTTCGACCGTGGATATTATGGTTCAGATATGTCTTTCAGAGGTGTGTTTTATGGGGTTGGTGTGATGTGCAATGAAGTGACATCTGAACTCTGTCCATATACATGATTAATGATAAACAAAAAAAGTAACTAGGCATATTCTTGTATCATGATCGTTGGAGCCCTTGATCAATGAAATAAGTCATGGTATCACCAGCCAGCAATGTCCAATGATAACAACCATGCTTGCAGTCATTTTATCAATGTAACCAAAATCCTGATCCGTTATTCAAATTTCCACAGATTGTATAAGTATCTATCTGAAACTAATCAAGACCtgcaatattatttcataatataaCAGCAATGAGAATTATATGCCCTTTGTGTTGAATTATATTCCTACTCAATCTCAATTTGAAGTTCTAATTTGGTTGAACATTTTGTTACTGAATTCATTTTAACTGTTTTATTGccagttgaatcttgaattttataTTGCTGAATACATAGTTTGCTCAGGTGTATTGATCATGTTTAGCTTTCTGTGATTTTTGTATGCTAATAAATGCAATGTTTCTTTTTCAGGGTGTATCTTCAGGGATAGTAACAAAGTTCTATAACCACGTTGATGGGTGGCTGATATTTAGCCATTAATCCGAGCATTCATTTTTCCAGTGCTAGAGTAAAATCAGTTCAGTAACAGTTTTGTGGCCATTTGGATCTGCGCTTGTTATTCCTATACTTAGTATGCTGGTGTACAGAACAGATATCTGAACATCTGAATAATGAGATTAGAAGAGAAATTTATGGATagaaaaattgatgaaatcaatGACATTTTTGCACTCGAGAAATGTTTTTTCTCTTGGAACCAACTGTTATATTCTGAGAATTATTTGCAGCTGTGCTCTGAGAATTATTTGCAGCAGCACATGGGCTTTGTCTGGAGGTGGTGTTAGTTTCTCAGCAGGAAGGAGTATGTGATGTATATCTAGCATCTTGGATCATGCATGTTAAAGGAGTTTTCTCCCAAGGATGCATCAAGGAAGACATTCTACATGAACGATCTTACAATTTCATTGAGTCGATGAAATGTGTTGATTGTTTGTGTAAAAGGGCATCGAGGACTGCTGAATTTTACATGTGCTGCTGAGTTTTCGAGCTGCGACGTGCCTGCAtgcattcatttttttttgtCCGAAGCAATAAAAGAGACCGCAAAATATGCTATTTGGAAAAAGCTGAAAGAAGTATGAATTGAATTGCCTATTCTTGTATTCATCGTCAGTCACCATCTTGCTGGTGACTTCTAAATCAGGGCTTGCCTTTGCCCGGAGCAAGTGCATCTTTCTTTCGAAGAGTATGTTCACTTTCACAGTATTTTTCTTGTATTCTGTGCTAATTTCTTGTACAAAAAATTGAGTTTTACCTTAATCTGATGAAGAACAGCATATCATTGATTTTCAATacatgaaacttttttttttgcgCCTATTATATTACCTCCCTCTATAGCTTTCGAAATAGTGTTGATGAGATTTTATTATCTTTGCATCAATAAGTTTGTGAGTGCCTTAACcgtccaatctattggacatgaATGACTTATACATTTTGAACTAATTGTTCAGATTTATCGAGTTAACAAGTCAATTATTTCATATATGATTGTGAGTTTGAGTTGAGGATTTCTGTCTACAGGtcttttttaatatttcatttaTTGAAGTTAATTATTGtttgtgtaaacaactttaagtcgtggcctcggggccgacgcgacttggttcggatccggatgatgggggatctccctgggacgttcCTTGAGATTACCGAGGTGGTCGACTGcgttggtccgatcgggacgggatcgtcgtttcctccgggaaGGGACTCCTCGTCTGCGCGTTTAGCGGGAGACCTTCgcattcgcacctgcacaaaggtcgggtcggggagctcggcccgaccccttcgacgatcaagttagtggatggtgaagggggtttctttagctaagttgtctCTTCGTCCCCCCCTTTCCTCGGAgcccgagggtttttatagtgaggattaccgttgcctgatgtgcctgcttgcgtctgacactggtgttggcgtgacgtgaaggatcgagcctgagcaggatgtttaatgtgtctcggtcgacgttccggtccgtttgaccaggtggtgTCAGGTCGATCGAGGCGTCATCTGGGATAGCTGACGTCAACCCGAGTTttatcgccattattatcctcatcaattaTCATATCCTTTTTCTAATATTCCATTTGTTAACTTTGATCGACTCTCATTACCTTCTTCTTTCTTAAGCAGTCTATCAGTCACTGAGAAGCTGCGTGTCATTTCTTCCTTCACCAAACTAACTGATGACCGGTCGAGCAAAGTTGGCTCCTCGTTCAGCTTACAACACTACACTATGGACAAAGAATCGAGCAGCTACAGTGATCTCCATCTACACTCGATCGATAGATACAACCCTTCGACTCCATCAACCTCCCAGGCCAAAAATGGAGTCAGAGAAGCAGATCTATGGCCATGCCTAAAGGTAGCCCGACTCCGGCGAAGTACTGAACACAGGCTTATCCTTGTCCACCGCGTTGCTCTCCGCTCCGAAGCTACTGCTCTTCCTCCTGGGCTTCGCCTCCCCGAGCATGGTGAGCACGTCCCTCATCGACGGCCGCTCCTTCGGAAGCTTCGCTGTGCACAGCAACGCGATCCGCAGCACCAACACCATCTCCTCCTGCACATGCTTGCAGTGCCCTCCCACCCCGGCGTCGAGCACCGCTTCCAACCCCCGGTCGCTCCTCAGCCTGCCACGGACCCATCCGACCACGTCTTGGCACTCCCCGAACTCCCGCTCGATCGGCCTCCTCCCGGTGACCAGCTCCATCAGAACCACCCCGAAGCTGTAGATGTCGCTCTTCTCGTCCACCTTCAGCGTGTAGCCGTACTCTGTCACAGATTGAATTGGAGTTCAGATGCTGATGCAGGATGATTCAGTGAGAAGGTGATGGAGTGAGGAGCGAAGAGCTCACCGGGAGCGATGTAGCCGTAGGATCCGGCGACCATCGACACCGTCTCGTTCTTCCTCACCATCATCCTGGCGAGCCCGAAGTCGGCGATCCGCGCCTCGAGGTTGCCGTCCAGTAATATGTTGTTGGACTTGATGTCGCGGTGAATTACGGGAGGGTGGCAGTCGTGGTGGAGGTAGGCGAGGCCCTGGGCGATGCCGGCGGCCACGTTGTAGCGCGACACCCAGTCCGGCAGTAGCCGGCTGGCCTGCGGCCCGTGCAGCGCCTCCCACAGGCTTCCGTTGGGCATGTACTCGTACAGGATCATGGCGTCGGTGTCGTTGTGCATGTAGCCGAGAATGCGCACGATGTTGCGGTGCCTCAGTTTCCCCACCACGCTCACTTCTCCGGCGATGTCGGCCCCCGGGTTCGAGTTCCCGGCCTCGGGGACGATGTCGGGCGACCTGGCCCGCCACAGCTTCTTGACTGCCACCAGCACGCGCGGCCTTGGCAGTTCGACCTTGTAGACGATCCCGGTGGCGCCCATCCCGATCACGTTGGCCTCCTTCACGCAAGCGAGTATGTCGTTGCTCGTGAAGCTGAGCCGCTGGAACGCGGTAAGCCTCCATGGCCACGCGCCGCTCTCCTCGTCCAAGGGCTCCTCGCAGCAGCAGCCGCCGCCGCTGACGTACCACTTCCTGTAGAGATGATGAGCTCCCAAGAGAAGGATGCAGAAGGCGAGGATCGCCGAGATCCCCGTCATCCACCCGGCAACAATGTGCTTCAGGTGAGGATTCTTTCCTCTCCGGAGCCACGACCGGCCGGCCCCTGAGCCACATGGCGGTAGTACTCCCCCGCAGAGGCCCGAATTGCCGGCGAGATCGTCGGGATTTATCGTCCTCAGTATCCCGTTCGCCGGCACAGGGCCCGAGAGATTGTTGTAGGACAGATTCAATGTCTCCAGCGCCGGCGAGTTCCCGACGTTCGCCGGGATGGAGCCCGTGAGGAGATTGTTGGACAGATCGAGGATGGCGAGCGCCGGCATCATCGCGACCGCCACCGGGATCTCCCCAGTCAACCGGTTGCCATGCAGGTCCAGGCTGACGAGCCTCTGGCACGAGGCGAGGCTCGCCGGGATGCCGCCGGTGAGGCGGTTGTTCGACAAGTCGAGTGCGGCCAGTGTCGGGCAGTCCTGGAACTGGTCAGGGATGTCGCTGGTGAGCAGGTTGTCGGACGCCATGAAGCTCTGCAAGGTGGGGATGGAGAAGATGGTGGAGGGGAGAGACGACCGGAGGTGATTGTGCGAGAGGTCAATGAAGGAGAGCGACGTCGACAAGGCGAGGTCGCTCGGAATCTCGCCCTCGAGATCGTTGCTCGCCAATTCCAGCCTCTGCAGCTTTGGCAGCTTCCCCAGCCCGCCCAGCACCGTGCCGTTGAGCCTGTTGTTCTGCACCCTCACGCGGACCAGCGACTTGCACGTCGAGAGGCCGACCGGAATCGGCCCGGAAAAGGCATTGTTGAAGAGGATGAGCTTGGTGAGGTTGTGGCCGTCGCACAGGCCGGCCGGGATCTCCCCGGAGAGCGAGTTCGACGACACGTCGAGCCACTGCAACGGCGAGACGCGGCCGAGATTGGTCGGCAGGGGACCCGTGAGCGAGTTGTTCCAGAGCTCGAGTACCTCCAACCGAGGTAAGTCTCCGATGCCTGGCGGCACCGGGCCTTGCAGCCTATTGCACATGAGATTGAGGAGCTGCAGATTCGTCAGATGGGCCAATTCCGGCGGTATAGAGCCGGAGACCCTGTTGTCGGACACGTCGAGCATCACCAACGCCGACATGTTGCCGATCTCCTTCGGGATGTCGCCTTCCAAGTTGTTCTTGTACAAGAACAAAGTGGTCAGCTGCTGCAGCCGCCCCAGTTCCGGCGGTATGGCGCCGTCGAGATCGCCAACGGCCAAGTCAAGATACTCGAGGCTCGACAGGTTGCCAAACTCGGCCGGAATGCTCCCCTCGAGCTCGTTGTACCCAATTATGAGCTTCTCCAACGAGGAgagctcgccgagctccaccgggaTTCTTCCGGTGAGGTTGTTGCCCGAGAGGCCAAGGAACCTGAGCTTCTGCAGGCTCCTGTAGGATGCCGGAATCGATCCCTGGAAGAAGCTCCCCCGGAAATCAATGACCTCAAGCGACGTGGCATTGGAGAGATCCTCCGGCAGCGGGCCGACGAAGTTGTTGGCCGACGCGTTCACGGTCATCAATGCAGGGGACGAACCTAGGCCGGTCGGGAACCGGCCGACGAAGGCGTTCACGCTGACGTCGAGCTCCTCGAGCGACGAGAGGCCTGACAGCGAGccggggagggaggaggagaaggcattGCAGCAGAGTTTGAGGCTGGTGAGGTGGCGAAGACGTCGGATGTCGTCGGCGATCAGGCCGCTAAGGTTGAGGTGCGAGAGGTCCAACCTCTCGACGAAGCCCAAGGAGTCGCAGGCGACGCCGGTCCAGTTGCAGTGTGTGGAACCTGCGGGGTCCGCCGGAGCCTTCCAGTCATGGAGGGCATTCAGTGGATCGACGAGGCCGGACTTGATCGCGAGCAGAGCAGAGATCTCATCGTCTGCAGCGCCAGCATCACTGGCATTGGCAATGCAGGAGAAGAACGcaacgaagaagaagagaaatcttAGTGGCTGCATGCTGGTCTTCTCTTCCTCATTAGCTGCGTCTCATTTCCTTGGCCTACCTCCTGCAACAAACAGACGAGGAAGATGAAAAGCCGGAAGAGAAGGTAAGCTTCATCGGCAATAAGCTTCTTCTTTAATACctgctcttctctctctctctctctctctctctcacagtgtGCTTTGTTTAATGCTTTTGTTAGCTCGTGAGATCTCGAGTTCTGCAACAGCTAATGAACAGAGTTAAACGACTACAAACTTTGGACACACTCAAAGAGACATGGATTAATGGAGAACATACTCCGACATCAAACATGGAGAGGGCATGCATGCTAAAGCCTATTTTGCAAGTATATGTTTAATCTCTTCTGCTGTGTGAGGTAAGGCTGACACTAAACCATTTTTATCTTTGTTGTCAAGAAACATATATAATACCATTTCCTTTTTAGTTTGAGGAGATAAAAAGGAAGGATGGATTCATGAAACCACTTGAGTGGCCCAGTTAGTGTTCTAAGGTAAATTCCATATATAATGCTTACTAAACTTTCCTGTTTGTTCTCAGCTATAAACTTGAAGAATAATAGTGACATGTAAAAGTAGTCCAAATTCAAAGTAATTTAGAATCGATTCGACTTTCCTAAAACCTAAATTGATCGAGCGCTGACCCGACTTGAAATTTTCGATCAATAGGTTTTGAGCTTCGTCCCTTCGATGTTTAAGTTAAATGACCGTTCCGTATGAATGCTAAGTAATTAACCTCTATCGTATTGATAGATAATTTTGAGTTATAAAAGAAGGAGACTTGGTTCCAATCATTCATGGTGTTCTAAGACCAgctttttattaactttttatttatttaccttgATAAGTTCCCAACCTGggagaacatgttctttctcaTGACTACAGTATGATCATCAACTGTTCTGCTCTCAGTAATTGGCACTTACCTTTATTCAGGCACTGAATTGTCTGTTTCATCTCTGATTCCAGTTGCAGGGAATGAGAGAATCGAGAGCTCCCATGACCTTTGTCCCTACTGCAAGTCAAAAGCCACACAACCCTTTGGGGTCAGCTTTGCTGTCGGGGGAACTGTCTTCTGAGAACTGTGTCAGATCAACCAAACCCTAATATCATATCAACCCTCAGGTAGAAGGGTTACCGAGCTAAAGACAATGAACAGTTCTCCATGGAAGATGACATGGGAATCTCTCCATGTTATGTCGTGCTGCCGTGAGAAGGATAACACCTCATCCCTGTGTTATTTTATGGGCTGAGCAAGGTGGTGGGAAGTTCGACTTGGCCATTGGCAGCAGGGAAAGGGAGGGGGTGGAAGAGAAGAGGCATCAATGTGCAATCATGGAGAGGTGTCCACCCACTGCACTACCTACGGTCACATGCAACAACACATGGTCAGGGTTGGCATCCAAATGGGTGAGGGGAAGGGGGAGGCCATGTGAGGCTCTCCTCCTCTGCATCTTCTTCCCCATGCTGTTTGGCCATTATTGAGCATCATCATCCTCCTATCTCTATGTTGGCCATGTGAGTTTTCGCATGGAGCACAGCCATGAGAGTTTGCTTTTCCAGCCCACTTAAGCTTCAGTGTTTGAGCAATTTGGCAGGTACTGATGATAATAATTGTTGGTTAATTAGCTGtggaaaaggagagagagagagagagagagagattcgctTCTCCTTCTCTACAAATCTATATCTTGAAGACCATCTGTTTATGTTGTAGAAGAAATCTAAAGAACTTGTCAAAAGTAAtacaaaaaaaagatattttggcAGAGATATCAATATGTTTCTGTGGGAGTTTGTGCATATATCCAGCTGATGGTGTCCTCAGCTGAAGAGATCTTTACCCACTCGAAGCCCCTTCTTTTTCACTCAATGATGGCTCAATTACAGTGGACTGGGAATTGGTGGATGGATGAGGTTTCTAATTATAGGATAAGTCTACGCACCATGCTGGCAGCTGCCGGCAATATAGAACTTGGGTGATTTTTAAAGAAaaactctcttttttattttttgttgccATAGGTGTTtcatgttttaattttttttctcaaataatactTATTATGATCATTTAAATTCTCTTCCATTTCTTTCCTTGCCTATTGCCTTCCTTCGTCGTCTTATCTCTATTGGCACTATTCGCTAATCGGTTTCATCGGCTTCATCGTCTACACCCCTTGCTCTTACCATGAGGCCTTGTCACTTCTATACAATGCTTTTCTTGCCCTTTGTGCCCGTCACTTTTACTCTCTGTTCCGCCTTATATCTTTCTCGCTTGTCACTTCCACCaccttgatctttccttactcaTTGTGCTTGTTATCTCTGTCTTTTACTCATCACCATAAAGCCTCACTCGTCATCTTTGTTGACGTCTTCTTGATAAGGCCTTATAATGATGGACAAGAGGTAAAGGCCACAAAGATGATGAGACTTTATGGTGAGAGTATGGGGCCGAGACAATGTGCATAATATACAGAGAAGGCATCTCACAGAATCGATGAGGCTTTGCGATGGGAATAAGGGGTAGAGACGACGAGCACGATGAGTAAGGAAGTGACAAAGGTGACGAGTGTGAcgcatgaaaaagaaaaaaaaaattcatgatatCATATAACAAatactagaaaaaaaaataataataaaaatagagaTGTCTTctcaaaagattaaaaaaaggaaaaaaaaataagtagtttTTTCAGAAAAATCGGCCTGGCACGTGTTCCAATGTGTGATGGTAATTGGCTGCAAGAGTACGGTGCAGCTGCCCTATCTTCGTGTTTCGGGTGAGTCAAGCGACAGGTTTCCTCGCCCAAGAAATTCTGTGGAGCCCACACCGCACCGATGGGCTACGTTAGTTTCTGTGGAGACAGGCCCCTGTTCCGTACCTTCGCTGAGACGGGAAATCTTCCTCTCACGTGGAACGCAAAATGACTTCAAACCCCAAGCCCTAAAGTGTGCGGTCAGCGGATCCATCGGCGCATATTCGTCAATTGGAAGCCCTCGCCCCACTTCATATCACAAGAAATGGCGCCCTCTCTCTGATTTGGTCGCCTCGGTTCACGAAGCCGCTGCAGCTCTCGCGCGATCACCGACTCGAGCTCCATCGCGCAAGGTCTGCATCGTTTCCTCTATGATCCGATTGAAATTTATGTCTCTTTTCCCCCTATATGGATTGTGTTAAACATCCTACTTCCGGCGGTGGGGCTTGGCCATGATTCGTGTTCATCTTCTCGTCGTTCGATTGCTTTTGACAAACAAGAGGAGACGGGAAGCAAAAGAAGATTTGGGTACCACTATATTCGTCAACTAAGTCTTTGCTTTCAAGGTTCGGTGAAATGGGTATTCTCGATTCTTGGATTCCGTCGATTGCCGTATCTTCTTGAATTTGTTTGAAGGTACTTCCGATGAAATCGACTACAAGGTTCAAGATGTGAGACCCAATTCTTACCCTACAAGCGAAAGCGTGTATTCTTCTTCCAAGGATTTGGGAGAAGTGTCACCGAAGCGCTTACGGTGCAAAAGCTGATCTCGTCGGTCGCAATGAGAACGGTGATGGTGTGGCGATGAAACCGAACCTTCTTCTTGTGTTGCCATATCTAATTCCCAAAAGTCGGTAACACTTGTTATTGTGATTGTATTTGTTTAGTACCATGTTCTGTTCATACGCTATCATGAAAACATCTAGCTAGAAGGTTGACTAGATATAGTTGACCTTATATACTAACGATAGACGTAGATGCACCCGAAGAGACTTTTTATTCCTGGGAAACATATATGTTCTCTGATTAACAATGGTCATGTTTTCTTTCTTTAAGTTAACTTGGAACGATGTATTATGTTAGAAATATCTGTCAGGGACGGGGCAACTTTATGCTTTCGCATATTGTAATTACCAAAGATATAACAATTTTTCATCAGATGTTTCTCTAGCAATGAGAATGTGTATGCTTGTGTTTGTGTATGTTGCATTACATGCTTTTAAATATGCACACCTACCAAATTGTCAAGTTAAATTTGCCCGATGAGGGAACCTATGGCGAAGCAGGATTAGATCATTATCCTTGAATTCTGTATTTCATGTTTTTTTGTTTGAACAATGTCGTATTTCGTGTTAAGTTGACATGTAAGTTAGATAATTGGAGCAGGAAACCATAGGTGTAGGACGAAGTGCAAAATGAATTCTAAAGGTACTTTTTAgcatgaaatggatttgataaattgTCATATAATTCTGTATGCCACCAGACTCCATATGAACATTTTAACATGCTAGTGAGAAACAATTAAGGTTTAGTTTAGACTTCTCTTTTTTCTTATGCTCTATGGACTATTTTAATCGACTTTTCAAGGAGCTTTTGTTCTCTTGATTCAGGATTGCAAATGCCAAGGAATGTCTCCATTTAAGTCGATTTGCTCCTTTCAGTGTGTAACTACATGTCTTGTTCATTGGATATTAAATGTACCAATATAAGTATTTTGCTATGAACTATTTTTCTATAATTGCTATATGAATATCTACTAAACTTGCAAGTTGATTCGCTAATCCACCCTTATTAGATTTTAGGCTAATTTAGAAAGTAATAATTTTGGTGGCTCAaatatggaaatcagaatatatggATAAT encodes:
- the LOC135582185 gene encoding putative pentatricopeptide repeat-containing protein At2g02150, which produces MLVLSRGLPVRRCRYLPLRSPYRNLPFSAHSGESLGASDLAPIPRLIAKRSWDDPRLADIFSSASAPNSVCRILWELQEDPRSAFHFFIWAGKQSGFRHTVETRCVAVHVLFRGRWYSEAQKVLKDIVLSTRVSEGSESIVDVLRTTARGYGTLGYGVFDALFGVLTDLGMLDEASDCFYRMRAFRVLPKLRSCNNLLQRLVRTGRGELSKRFFNDIVSSNMAPTVFTFNIMIDFLCKEGDLTAARALFQKMKEMGCLPDVITYNSLIDGHGKCGELEEAEQILGEMKDSGCEPDVITYNALVDCFCKFGKLLKAFEFLSEMKRKDIVPNVVTFSTFIDAFCKEGMMQEALKFFVDMRVRGIRPNEFTYTSLIDGNFKAGNLKEAQSLVDEMVNEGVELNVVTYTALVDGLCKEGKVLEAEGIFRAMVRAGVVPNQLMYTSLVHGHFKNKNKEKAMDLLSEMRDKGIEPDISLYGTIIWGLCNDRKIDEAKTLLKEMDYLGLKPNHVIYTTIMNACFKAGKASEALDVLHKMHDSGVLPSIVTYCALVDGLCKEGSIHEARCHFERMKSLGLQPNILVYTALIDGLCKTGFLEEASEVFETMVGKGVAPDKFAYTSLMNGYLKRGNLQKAFALKSKMIENGLELDLHAYTSLIWGFCDTGQMEEARNTLAEMINNNIIPDEAVYNCLISKYHRLGNMDEVQSLRIDMRRRGIIPSTMDDTASNKI
- the LOC135629693 gene encoding MDIS1-interacting receptor like kinase 1-like, with the translated sequence MQPLRFLFFFVAFFSCIANASDAGAADDEISALLAIKSGLVDPLNALHDWKAPADPAGSTHCNWTGVACDSLGFVERLDLSHLNLSGLIADDIRRLRHLTSLKLCCNAFSSSLPGSLSGLSSLEELDVSVNAFVGRFPTGLGSSPALMTVNASANNFVGPLPEDLSNATSLEVIDFRGSFFQGSIPASYRSLQKLRFLGLSGNNLTGRIPVELGELSSLEKLIIGYNELEGSIPAEFGNLSSLEYLDLAVGDLDGAIPPELGRLQQLTTLFLYKNNLEGDIPKEIGNMSALVMLDVSDNRVSGSIPPELAHLTNLQLLNLMCNRLQGPVPPGIGDLPRLEVLELWNNSLTGPLPTNLGRVSPLQWLDVSSNSLSGEIPAGLCDGHNLTKLILFNNAFSGPIPVGLSTCKSLVRVRVQNNRLNGTVLGGLGKLPKLQRLELASNDLEGEIPSDLALSTSLSFIDLSHNHLRSSLPSTIFSIPTLQSFMASDNLLTSDIPDQFQDCPTLAALDLSNNRLTGGIPASLASCQRLVSLDLHGNRLTGEIPVAVAMMPALAILDLSNNLLTGSIPANVGNSPALETLNLSYNNLSGPVPANGILRTINPDDLAGNSGLCGGVLPPCGSGAGRSWLRRGKNPHLKHIVAGWMTGISAILAFCILLLGAHHLYRKWYVSGGGCCCEEPLDEESGAWPWRLTAFQRLSFTSNDILACVKEANVIGMGATGIVYKVELPRPRVLVAVKKLWRARSPDIVPEAGNSNPGADIAGEVSVVGKLRHRNIVRILGYMHNDTDAMILYEYMPNGSLWEALHGPQASRLLPDWVSRYNVAAGIAQGLAYLHHDCHPPVIHRDIKSNNILLDGNLEARIADFGLARMMVRKNETVSMVAGSYGYIAPEYGYTLKVDEKSDIYSFGVVLMELVTGRRPIEREFGECQDVVGWVRGRLRSDRGLEAVLDAGVGGHCKHVQEEMVLVLRIALLCTAKLPKERPSMRDVLTMLGEAKPRRKSSSFGAESNAVDKDKPVFSTSPESGYL